A stretch of the Archangium violaceum genome encodes the following:
- a CDS encoding NUDIX hydrolase, translating into MRYTPIIGTLGYVMSPDGTKVLLIHRNARQNDAHLGKYNGLGGKMEPGEDVVSCMRREIREEAGIECTELTLRGTISWPGFGPKGEDWLGFVFRIDRFEGTPYERNAEGTLSWVPVKDIMSLPLWDGDRHFLPLVFDGDPRSFHGVMPYADGHAVSWSFTRI; encoded by the coding sequence CGCTACACGCCCATCATTGGCACGCTCGGCTACGTCATGTCCCCGGACGGGACGAAGGTGCTGCTCATCCATCGCAATGCGCGTCAGAACGATGCGCACCTCGGCAAGTACAACGGGCTCGGCGGGAAGATGGAGCCCGGCGAGGACGTGGTCTCCTGCATGCGCCGGGAGATTCGCGAGGAGGCGGGCATCGAGTGCACGGAGCTGACGCTGCGAGGCACCATCAGCTGGCCCGGCTTCGGCCCGAAGGGAGAGGACTGGCTCGGCTTCGTCTTCCGCATCGACCGCTTCGAGGGCACGCCCTACGAGCGCAACGCGGAGGGGACGCTCTCCTGGGTCCCGGTGAAGGACATCATGAGCCTGCCGCTCTGGGATGGGGACCGCCACTTCCTGCCGCTGGTGTTCGACGGCGACCCGCGGTCCTTCCACGGCGTCATGCCCTACGCCGACGGCCACGCGGTGAGCTGGTCCTTCACGCGCATCTGA